In the Eptesicus fuscus isolate TK198812 chromosome 22, DD_ASM_mEF_20220401, whole genome shotgun sequence genome, CATTTAGAGTTTGCTTCATGTTCACAATGGGCTCCTCAGGGGTCTCATTCCAAGAGCAGCTAAGAGCGGGTCAGGCCAGACTAGTCAGGAAGTTATTTTGTCCCCATGACTCTAACCCTGACGTTGACCCTGAGGAGCTGGTGTTGATGCTCTTGAAGAGCAGAGTCCTCCAAGTGCTGTGTTTGGCTCAGGTCCCAACTAAAACGTCAGTCCTTTTCCGTGTGGCTGACCCCTACGCTCTCTGCTTCTGCTCCTGTGGCTCTGTCCACAGTGGGCTTCTGtgttctcctccatctcctctggGCCCTGACCTGCacggcccaggccccagccttggTCACACTCTCCTCCTTGTGAGCTTCTCATCCCACCTCCTAGGTGATACAGTTCCTTCTGCTCCACCTGAGCCTCACTTCACTGGATGCCCAGTTCCCACCTCATTGTCCTGACTTAGGGAGCCTCACCTGGGGGGAAGGATAACAACGGTCCCGTCTTTCTCTCTGGCAGATTCCAAGAAAAACAAGATGAGAGACACTCCAGTTGAGCAGTCCATGATGAACTTGATCGACCTGTTCCACGAATATACCAAACCTGATGATACGATTCACATGCAGGCCCTGCTGAAGATGCTGAAGGAGAATTTCCCTAACTTCCTCAAGGCCTGTGTGAGTCTGGGTGACTTCTCAAGGTTGCTTGGGCCCTGGCATGGCGGAGAACCTTGGACCAGTCAATCCCATTCCCTCATCCTCCATATTCTCATCTGCAAAAAGGCCTAAGAGGGCTCATCTGAGTTATTAGGATGAAAGAGATGATACAGGTGGCCAAGAGTAGAGGCATCTGGAGATCAAGGGTGGTTATTAGGTGGTCAAATAGGAGAGTGAAGAGTGGGTCCCCTCCCACTTGTCACTCTCCATCCAGGAGACCGAAGCCCATAGGCTCAGGCTCTGCCTCTAGAAGCCTCCATTAGATTCTCTGAGATCCAAGGGAAGGCGATAGACATTCCATGGCTGATAAAATTTAACACCTTTCATTACAATGAAAAGCTCGTTCATAGACCTGATTTAGTCTGACAGTTAGAATGCAATGAACTGATTACAAAAAGAGAGGCTACTAGGTGACACAGAGAGTAGGTGAGCGAAAGAGGGCACTGAGCATGGAAGATTCCGGAAGGCTGATAGGAGACAGGAGAGGAGGGTTCGGAATGAAGAGACAAGGGGTAGGGCCTATCTTTAGTTTCTGGGTAGAACTTAGGCAGATGAGGTCCTGGAagtgggtgggaggagcaggtctGGGTGTAAAGACCACCCACCCACCAGCTCATTGATCAGtgaggctctggccagagtctgcccaCCAGCACTAGGTCTCTCTTTCATGCTGATATTTGGTCCAAAGAATCTCCCTCAGTGACCTGCAGGGTAATGCTCACGTCCCCCTCATCCCCAGACACCCTCCACTGGCCCACACCAGCTACACCTGTGCGGCCCCAGGTGCTTCTCCCccggctctgcctcctcctcctcctcttccacccaTAACACTTTTGGGACTAAATTTGTCTTTTCCACAGAATGACAGGGGCAAAGATTTCTTGGCCCATATCTTTGAGGACCATGACAAGAATAAGGATAAGAAGATCGAGTTTTCCGAGTTCCTGTCGCTGTTGGGCATCATAGCCATATACTACCACGAACATAGCCACGGAGCCCCGCTCTGTTCTGAGAGAGGGGAGGACGATGAGCCCAGCTTAGCCTGAGGCCTCCAAAAACCCCAAGAAACAATAAAGTGTCTCTTGCCCAGATACAGCctgtttcctgcttttctttggCTACTTGTGCTGTCAGAACTGCGCCTTCTTGGTGAATGTAATTGTGGATTCTCCATGGGGGATTACCCAGGAATGTGCCAGGAGGGTGCCCTCCCTTTGGCCTCCAGCACAACTGACCTCCTCTCTCAGCAGGGCCTCTGTccacctctgcccctgctccctaGCGCAGCCAGCGTGCCAGGTCCCGGGGTCAGCAGTGCAGAGCATTCTGCTGGCCCCAGCCATGCTTTTCCTTCTCAAGCTCGATCAGCACCTGGGGATCCAGGAACTGCAGGGAGCAGGAGCCGAGGGAGGTGTGAACACGGTGCCTCCagcccccgccctcctgcccagCACGACCCCAGGGACATAGGGGAGATGGCACCACTGAAATAGGCGTTGGGTGGAGGGCTTTGGGGGCACATGGGCACTGGTCACTGTGCGTGGGACACTCAGCAGTGCCCAGAGGACTGGATCCCTTGTCCTGTgtcctgtgcctgtgtgtgtgtgtgtgtgtgcgcgcgcatgtgtgtgtgtgtgtgtgtatgtgtgtgtgtgtgtgtgtgtgtgcgtgtgcgtgcgtgtgtgtgtgtgtgtgtgtgtgtgtgttagcctGTGTGCGTGTCCCTGTGGAGGTGAGAGCCCCTGTCTGCTGAGCGGATCCTCACAATGGTTTGCTAAATGCAGGCGCTGGGTGTCTGGGGAGAGCACAGAGTGATGGGTGATCCAGGAAGAGGAGTAAAGCTGGTGCTGGAGTCCAGAGAGTGGGCAGGTAGTGAGAAGCAGGACTGAagaggagcggggaggagagggcagggattGATGAGCAGAAAGCTCATGCGGAGTCATCAGTGACAGTCCACTCCGCTAGCCGTGGAAAGAGGCGTGCCATCACCCACTCAGGGCCCTTCCCATCTGCCTCTGTCCTTCCTGCACCTACAGAACCAGCTCAGACCTGGAGCACTGCGCCCAGCTGCTCCTTTCGGAGCGGGAGCATTGTGAGCccgcagaggcagaggcagagaaggaggaggactggggtgggtggtgtggGTGAGTGGGGGGCTAAGCCACACAGAGAAGAGCTGTTAGaggccaggggcagagccggcGCAGATCACCATCCCCATGGCCTGCAGTCCGGGAAGACTTCCTGGGGTGGGCTCTTGAGTGGGGACTCCATCGATGGGTAGGAGAGAGTTTCTGTCTCTAGAAGGCACACCGAGGCAGTCATGGTGACAACATGTTCTCTTCAGGGATCCACAGAACCAGCTCCAGAGCAAGAGCAAAAAAGACCTCAAGAGGCAACGCCGCCTCCAGTGGCGtctccagagccagagcaggctccgcacagccttccctgacctccaaGAGGCAGAagagccacctgcagctcctgcgACGCCTGTGGTCCCCGGTCCTGGGCCGCAGCGTGGCAGCTGCCACGGCAGAGAGGGCTTCCCCTGGACAtgcagtttttaaatatttgtgtttatctTATATTTGCTTAAATTTTTACTGTAGTTTTTGTACCATGCGGttaaagtaaaatgtattttaaatgaaatataataaaatgttaataaattttaatttaaataaaatgtaatttgtcTATGATCCTTCGAAATGTGCATGCCAGCGACATTGAGTACATTCACAATTTTCCACAACCACCGCATCACATCACCACCTCTCTCTGGTTCCAGAGCCTCTGcatgtggctgtgggaggtgctGGCAGGGGAACAGGGTGGCTCAGGCAGGGGAAGTGGTGGAAATTCATTTCTATCCTTCCCCCTAGCACGTAGCACACATGACAACATTTGGAAGAAATGTCAGTGTTCAGCAAGAATTAACCTTGAATCGTATGAACCTAACATAACTTAAATGGCAACTGGTAATGGATTAAAGAGCAATTAAAAATCAGGCTACATTGACTTAGTGTGTGACAGATGTCCacagcatctacactaataaaagagtaacatgctaattgactgtacctttgtgacgtccaccagccaatcaggagtgccaTTACCGCACAGGATTGCAGATGGGTGGGAGGTGAGAGACAAGGTGCTGCTGAAGGACCTGTGAGGAGTCACAAATTAacaaagggttaatttgcatatgcaggtactgagctgcggggtggggtgggggggaagggggggttccaggcattctgcaccaccccagcagctccaggcctctggtcagcgtgggaaggcagaaaagcggctccagccagagcaaaggcggtgtgggtagccaggggaaggaaggtccattcttgcaggaatcttcgtgcagtgggcctctagtagtattaatGAGAAGACTAGTTACAGCACAGCTGTAAGGAGATCATCACTGTGTAttgagatggtgtgtgtgtgggatttGTTTTTGTCCCAGATTGAAAAAAAGGCAGGGTGAAGGGGGTACAATATGAAACCTCTACCCCCAACAAGTTCTGTGtcgaaatgaattatttttaagtgataaaTTATTATCTAGCAATTGTCCAAGGTCATATTGGCACACCAAATTCCTTAATTAGGTGGCTTCtcggtttttatttttgctatatgGCTATAGACATTGCTGTGGTAAACACCTACTTATTGCTTTTTCTTACCAGACTTATTGCTGTTTAATTCCTTTCCTGGGACGAATTCCCAGGGGAATGATGGCTGAATCTAAGGTATTCAATAAATTCTCTGTGACTCAAGCTTGGCATTGCCAAATTGTTTTACCTCTTAGACACCTGGgccattttcattttactttagtGTATTGATGAACCACTTATTTGCCGAGGAAATCAATATGTTGGGTAGATGAAGGCTCACCCTGTGAACTGGGAGAAGTTTGGCTTCAGTATTTACCTGCTTCTCTCAAACCTTCAGGGATGTGGAGGCTTAATCTCCCGTTCAATAACCTGCCCTTTGGCGCCCCCTTCTGGGAGATTCACTCACCCGCTGCGTGCCCCGCCCAGGGGAGATGCAAGGCTGGGAGagaagggctggctggctggcagaaagctGGAGATGGGGGAGGAGTTCACCTGCCACTCAGAGGCCCAGGTGGTAGCTGTATGAGGCCAAGCCTACACACGTGGCTTCTTTCAGAGTGGGGTCATCTCCACACAGCAGTCGATGATTGCTTATAACAAAGCTGTTCCTACCGCTTTTCTCTCACCTCCCACCCATCCCCTCCATCTGAGCTCCTGTGCGCAGGAGAAGGCTGCAGCTCGAGCTTGGCACACAGGGCCCTTCGCATCGGCCTCCATCCTCCTCTCCACCCCGtgtctcccacctgctcctcatgAACCCCGGGGACACCTTCCCCTCGCAGCCACCCACTTTCATACCCCGACGCCTTGGACCATGCGGTTCCCTCTGTCTGGAGTGCTGGCCCTCCACGCTTCTCCTCGCAGCAGCATCTTTTCTTCAATCCACCTAAACGCTGCCTCCTGAGGAAGGCTTCTTCAGCTCCCCGGGCAGACGGTGTCCCTTCCTGGGTGCCCCGTTTGTGCCACTAAATTAGCAGTGTTCACAGTGTGTGACTGTCCCCTCTGCTCGTTCCGCCCTGTGAGCTGGCTGCGTGTCTTACTCATGTGGCCTGGAGAGTCCTGGCACACGGCAGGGCCTCGAGAAATAGTTGTCGGATGAGTGAATGTCCTTCATGACTGTGGAGTCTGGGGGTTCACTAACTGAGGTAGGACATGCAAGGGAGGTGTACTGGAGTTGTGGGTGTGGCCCCACCCAagccctggagctgggagggtgagctgggagggtgagctgggaggcagggagatggATGACCTTGTGACCTTGTGTGAGTCTGAAATGCTTCAGATCAGGCTCTGAGGGGAGGTGGGTCCCTGAAACTGGCTGCGTTCATCTTAGGGAGCAAGTGCGTGTGATGTCATCTCAGGAATGCAGTGAGGCTCAGCTGTGCTGCCGAAGGACCCGTGAGGCGTCACAACACTGGCCGCCATAATTGGAGGCCCCGAggatgggcagggaggggccctgagaccaggccggcaggaagcAAAGGGCAGAGGAGGCTTGGGCTGGCCCAGAGAAGGTGCTGCTCTCTCTTCCCAGCTTCTCCACTGTCCCCAGCTGCTCCACCTCCACATCTCCAGACTTGGCCCTTGTCCCGCTGCCATCAGAGGGGCCCCGCTGCCATGACGGACACGCCACTCGAGGAATCCCTCTTCCAAATCATCCACAGCTACCACCAGTACGCGGCCCGGGAGGGGGACGTGGAGACCCTGTCCCTGGAGGAGCTGAAGGCCCTGCTCATGGACAACGTGCCCCGCTTCATGGAGAGCCTGGTAcgcggggcctgggggcaggtgggggcagtagAGGGTGGGTTGTGGGGTTTGACGTGAGGGTTTTGTACAGGGAGCATCTCCCAGGAGCACTGGAACttaggagaggggaggggaggggagtgctgAGGCAGGATCAGCGGCCACGGGGAGGACGGCCCTGGCGGCTTTTCCTCCTGAAactccctgcctggccccgctCCAGCCCAAGCATCACTGACCCCTGCAACTCACCCTAACCCCAAAGCCGTGTGGTGCTCTGCTTGTTTTGCTTCCCCTGAGAACAGGTCCTaaaccctccctctgcccctaggccctgccccacagccccttcTCCTGGGTTCTAGCACAGCCTCCTCCTACCCACCCCCATGCTGGGGAGGATAGCTGGCTGGGttgaggcagtggtcggcaaactgcggctagcaagccacatgcggctctttggccccttgagtttttagcaaaggccagcttaggagtaccctaattaaattaataacaatgtacctacctatatagtttaagtttaaaaattttggctctcaaaagaaatttcaattattgtactgttgatatttggctctgttgactaatgagtttgctgaccactgggttaaggGGAAGCCAGGAGGGACTAGGTGTGGGCAGGTAGGACATGgagcttcccctccccctctagtCCCAGGCCGAGTCTCAGACCAGCCTAGGGGCCCAGCCCCGAATCTAGGCTGCTCAGCCACCTGCTCAGGCCTGGAATCTTCTCTGCCATCAGGACCAGCCATGTGATTACCCAGCTCCCTGGGGACTGCAAGGCCAACTCGAGTGTCTGCCCGCGGTGCCTGCGGTGCTATGACCCCGGGGTGACCCAAGGCTGCTGCATCCAGGACAAGCACCCTAGTCCCTGCAGGTCTCCCTGGCCTCCCTTTGGGGAAATCAGAGGAGAGTCTTGTCCTGGGCTTATTGGAGCGCAGCCACCAGGTCACAGAGGGGGGACTAGGTGACACTGATGAGTCCCCTCTTTCTAGGGAAACCTTGTCACCTGGGCACGGGGCCCACAGGGCAGGCCCCTGGGCACAGGGCGGAGAtggcagcctggccaggtgggctgcgtgagggaagcctgggagcGCTGCCCGGGCAGGAAGCCTGTGCACTGTCGGGTCAGCCAGCCCTGTGGCGGGGCTCCCCCACCTTCGCCTGTCCCGTCTCCTCCTGCACTCTGACCTTGACTTCCTCCCTGCCGTCCCTTCCACCTCGAATACTCCTTTGCTCTCCTACGCCACCCCCAGGCCTTAGCCCTCAGGGCCACTGCTCTGGGACATCCGGACAGTCCGGGGCCCATGGCGTTGGCCTTCCCCCATCCTGCCCTTTCCTTAGGACACAGGCCAGTTGCCATGAACAATCCTGGGCAGATGGCACCCCCTGCGGAAATCTGACCCACTGGGTGCCGGCCCTGCCATGGTGCTAGAGATGCAGACCTGAGGGCAGGTGGGCGGCCCCTGAGGGTGTCTGTTCAGCTGGGGAGACAGACTTACAGCCACCAGCAGAGGGCCAGGCGCTCAGCCCTGCGCAGCCACCAGCCGGTCAGCCAGCGAGCGGCGCCCAGGCTGCACCTTCTGCCTGCCCCCTGCGCCCCGGTCCAGGTGCCCGGCCCCCTGGGCCCCTTCTGCCTGGTTCTGCCGCGCAGGGTCCTGGCCTCCGAGTGAGTGAGGAGTGTTCCTGCGAGCCCCCGGCAGGCAGGGCCACACTCAGTTTCCCCGCGCCGTTTCTTCACCAGCGGGCGGTGgagctgcccctctgccagggcccagggccggggCGCTGGCTGACCCTGGGCCCCCTCCTCAGGGCCGGAAGAAGCCGTACTTCGTCACCGAGCTGTTCCGGGCGGCGGACAAGGACAAGGACAACCAGATCTGCTTTGACGAGTTCCTGTACGTCCTGGGCCAGCTGCTGAGGGACTACCACCTGCGGTACCACCGGCAGCGGTGCGCCCACTACTGCGCCCAGCACAGCCTCTACTAGGGGAGCAGGgcacccccaggcctgcccggggAGCCACGCGGCCCAGCCGGGGCGGCCGAGTGCAGCTCTGCCACGCGTGTCTGTGTGGcccaatgtgtgtgtgcacgcatgtgcaCGGGTGTGCAAGGACACCTGGGAGGGAAGAGAATAAAGCAACTTCACAGCAGTTTCTGGTGTCTCTCTCTTCATGGTTAGGGCGTCAGTGATGGGTCCAGGAGGGGAGGTGTGGATCCCCCAAATAGAGGGTCATCTATTTTGGGTGAGAGAGAGATCCCCTGCCTCCAGGAGCCCTGTCAGAGGGGGGAGGCAGcctctgtctgagagaggggaGTCTTCTCTTTGGGGAGCTGACCCTCTGACACGAGATGCTGATCACTCCCTCATGGCACCTACATGGTGGGACAGGACAGGAGGGCAGAGGCACTCGACGTGGACCCTGGTTTGAAGGTCTCTTGTCTCCGGGTGAGAGCCCCAAGGATCAGCGTGCAAAGGGAGCACCTGGGAAGGGCCAGATGGGCAGGAAGATGATGCTGGCCATTACCTGGGTGGCGGGGTCAGGGCCAGTCTGGGAGGTAGACCGTGAGGTGGGTTTtgtgcagctgagtcagagacgGGGACCGGGGCAGAGCCCACAATCCAGCCTGTTAGGGGGAAGAGCGATTCGTGGCACTTGGGTGACTGTCAATCAGGGAAGTCTTCCCGGAGGAAAGAGGGCTGGGTCTGGTTTTACTAATAAAACACGATGATGACGTGGCGATACTCCAGCTCAGGGCTACGTGTGACTCACGGATCCaagtcctccctggccccgacCCCTCCCCGCGGagacctgccctgccctgtctgtgttgtctgtgtttctttctctccccgaGAGCTCAGGAATCGGAGCAGAATCCCTCTGGGAGGGGCTCCTCTGCCTCAGCGAGGGCTCATCTTGGTGGGTTTCTTCTCTGAGGATTGTCTGGGAACCCGCGTCCCAGTTACTGTGGTAGAAACAACGGGTTTTAAGGGAATGATGGGCGGTCATCCTCATTGCTTCCCGTGCAGGTgactggggggttgaggggggaggTGTCATttaaggccctggctggctctTTCCCAGCCGGGTCTGTGTCTCACAGAGGGCAGAAGCGCCCTAAGGGCTGAGTGGGGGCCTTTGTGTCGGGTCAGCCAAGCTCTGAAGGGGAttttccctctgctccctccctggtGGGGCCCCATCGCCATCCCTTCCACACTTGCCCGTCTGCCACACTTGCCTTTGGGGACTCAGCtgggcccccacccccttccctcggGGCCCTCCTGCCCTCCGGGGGCTTGACCGCCCTGAGGAGGTGTGCGTCCTGCTGCACCCTGTGGGGCTGCTGTGTGCGGCCTCCACCAAGCCAGGGATGTgccttccccccaccaccccccccccccgccccagggtcAGCACACAGTGGGTGGTCAGCCGTGTTGGAGGGAGGAATACAGGAACCTGCTTGGAATCCCCGTGGGCCTCGTCCTCACGTCCAGAGACCCAGGCCATCCCTCCCCGGGCCCAGGGGGGGTTCTCCCTGCCCATTTCTTCAGAACCGAGTTGGGTTTCACAGGCCATTGAGTACTAGGGGCACCTCAGCCCAGCGCTCCTCGCCTCCTCCTCgccttccgggggggggggggatttcttCACGGCCCACCTGCCCGTCCTGATTTCGCCAGCCCGGGCCGGGCCTGCTCGGGTCTGTTGGGACACACCCAGGACGGAGCTCTTTCCTGTAAACTGGGCCAGGTTCTGCTCCCCAGGTTGCCCCACGACCCACAGCCTGATTGCGGGCTCTGTCTTTCCCCCAATATGCTTGCCCAATTCCCAACATCCTCTGCTACCAGGGCAACTCAGCCTGGCTCTGGCTCGCCCCGAACCTCCCCAGGCCGTCTGTCTGGAGGGGCGTCTCTGGGGAGACAGTTCGTGCCCTCGCTGCTCAGCATGCTCCCCTGACCAGCACGCGATCCTGGGCGGAGCTCAGGGCTCTGCATCTGGAGACGGTTTTCCTTGATCCCTGGATGAAGAAAGCTGTCCACACAGGCACCATTTTCAGGGGGGTGGCTTCAAAAAAGGGAACTCCTGCCTGGcaattgtggctcagtggttaagcatcgactatgaaccaggaggtcacgattcaattccggtcaagggcacatgccccagttgccggctctgtccccagtcgggggcgtgcaggaggcagctgatcaacaactctctctcatcattgatgtttctttgtctctctccttctcccttcctctctgaaatcaataaaaatatatattttaaatggcacCTCCCGAAAGTCAGGGTCTGGGAAGGCATCATCTCTCCCAGCCCCCTCATCACCCCACTGAGAGAGGTCAGCATGAGCTCCATCCCGGGCAGGTGAGCAAATCCTAAGGAGAGCCTCAGAAAAGCCAGCTTGCTTGTTCCAACGCCTGCTTTTTGGCACCTAAGCACCCAGACAGAGCAGAAGACACTCCCGTAAGAAGGAGCTTGAGTAactccccgtgcctcagtttcctcatctgtcacatACGGGTAATTGTACCTGTGACACCCACTTTACAGGGTTATCAGGTGAGACAGTGGCCATAAGCACACTTTGAAAACATGAGGAGCTGCGTGGGGTCAGGTGCTGTTATAGCAGCTCACAGAGGAGAGGGCCTGAGCCAGAGCTAAGCACGAAGGGCTCCGGCCTCAGCTGAAAACACGTCGTATGTCGGAGACAGCCCTATGTTCCTGTGAAGAGGCTGACTCACCTCCTGCCAAGGAAGCGAGACTGCCTTTGGTCGGTGGGTTTATACCCTGCCTTGCTCCAGAAGTGAGTTAAGGTGGCTGGGAGGGGATAAAGGGAACTTCGGCTTTGGATAAGGGACAGTCCAAGCACTCAATTTCGCATTCCTTTTGACCCCAAGCAagtattcactgagcacctaGTATGTACCAGGTCCAGGGGTTGGGA is a window encoding:
- the LOC129147882 gene encoding protein S100-A7-like isoform X1, with the protein product MSDSKKNKMRDTPVEQSMMNLIDLFHEYTKPDDTIHMQALLKMLKENFPNFLKACNDRGKDFLAHIFEDHDKNKDKKIEFSEFLSLLGIIAIYYHEHSHGAPLCSERGEDDEPSLA
- the LOC129147882 gene encoding protein S100-A7-like isoform X2; amino-acid sequence: MRDTPVEQSMMNLIDLFHEYTKPDDTIHMQALLKMLKENFPNFLKACNDRGKDFLAHIFEDHDKNKDKKIEFSEFLSLLGIIAIYYHEHSHGAPLCSERGEDDEPSLA
- the LOC129147883 gene encoding protein S100-A15A-like, whose product is MTDTPLEESLFQIIHSYHQYAAREGDVETLSLEELKALLMDNVPRFMESLGRKKPYFVTELFRAADKDKDNQICFDEFLYVLGQLLRDYHLRYHRQRCAHYCAQHSLY